The Cohnella abietis genome has a segment encoding these proteins:
- a CDS encoding TadE family protein, whose amino-acid sequence MKQLIPRKAPINSNRGVTHSNGGVTLETALVMPVFLMFVFFLIFIIQTAVYSMALHGALSQTTRQAASAWYPISLALEQARASEINQQVEHWNDKWLKVGETVSEYGKWLPSPIKEWAEQATSGNFSLEQNAAKLAFGQLMQPFVDERVLNSSRITLTSIGLPDNDDRGKSYLSVEAEYALPFQVPFLNRKLVLRESARERVWIGGSPSKSLLVEDGKEAFNVTFVSLDPNPVKPGRKATLVIRTKPGTAVDLSVIYKSGLSQAKHLGSAIADESGLVSWTWHVSGRTTPGEWGFQVTNGSGGVWQHTFQVEGKLH is encoded by the coding sequence ATGAAGCAACTTATACCGCGGAAAGCTCCTATCAATAGTAATAGAGGTGTCACGCATTCTAACGGAGGAGTAACTTTAGAAACCGCGCTCGTCATGCCTGTATTTCTTATGTTTGTATTTTTCTTAATCTTCATCATACAGACAGCTGTGTATTCTATGGCACTGCATGGAGCACTATCCCAGACAACTAGGCAGGCTGCATCAGCTTGGTATCCGATTTCTCTAGCATTGGAGCAAGCAAGAGCCTCAGAAATCAATCAACAGGTCGAGCATTGGAATGACAAGTGGCTTAAAGTGGGGGAAACCGTAAGTGAGTATGGGAAGTGGCTACCCTCCCCAATCAAGGAATGGGCTGAGCAAGCTACGAGTGGAAATTTCTCACTAGAGCAGAATGCAGCTAAGCTAGCCTTTGGACAATTGATGCAGCCATTTGTGGATGAGCGCGTATTGAATTCTTCTAGAATTACCTTAACCTCAATTGGCTTACCGGACAATGATGACAGGGGCAAATCTTATTTAAGCGTTGAAGCTGAATATGCACTTCCCTTTCAAGTTCCATTTTTGAATCGTAAATTAGTTCTTCGTGAATCTGCAAGGGAGCGAGTTTGGATAGGGGGAAGTCCATCCAAATCACTACTCGTTGAGGATGGAAAGGAAGCATTTAATGTTACTTTCGTCTCCTTGGATCCAAACCCAGTCAAACCAGGTCGGAAAGCTACACTTGTTATTCGCACGAAGCCCGGAACAGCTGTTGATCTCTCTGTTATATACAAAAGTGGCCTTAGCCAAGCTAAGCATCTGGGCAGTGCGATTGCTGATGAATCGGGGCTGGTTTCATGGACGTGGCATGTATCAGGAAGGACGACTCCGGGAGAGTGGGGCTTTCAAGTTACCAATGGTAGTGGCGGAGTATGGCAACATACGTTTCAAGTGGAAGGCAAGCTGCACTAA
- a CDS encoding A24 family peptidase has protein sequence MSLGVLIIVSLLLVCASWTDLRRMIIPNELTLLFAGGGLLFQFISQGITGLGWAVAGALAGIIPLYIMNRLGGIGGGDVKLFGAFGAWMGPILTLQLLVFSILCAGGIAGLLLLLRLPGLRAMGKKMKWPWGNHPLTAGRSTQFPFMLAVAPGFIALLGKG, from the coding sequence GTGAGTCTAGGGGTATTAATTATCGTAAGTCTTTTACTCGTATGTGCCAGCTGGACAGATTTGCGGCGTATGATAATTCCCAATGAGTTAACGCTTTTGTTTGCGGGAGGGGGATTGTTATTTCAATTTATCTCGCAAGGCATTACGGGTCTTGGTTGGGCAGTAGCAGGTGCTCTTGCAGGTATAATTCCGCTTTATATTATGAATCGTCTGGGAGGAATAGGTGGGGGCGACGTAAAGCTTTTTGGGGCATTCGGAGCCTGGATGGGCCCCATCTTAACCTTACAATTACTCGTTTTTTCGATCCTTTGTGCAGGTGGAATCGCCGGCTTACTGCTACTGCTTCGCCTTCCCGGTTTAAGAGCAATGGGAAAGAAAATGAAGTGGCCATGGGGCAACCATCCGCTTACAGCCGGACGAAGCACACAGTTTCCTTTTATGTTAGCGGTCGCTCCAGGATTTATAGCCTTGTTAGGGAAAGGGTAG